A single genomic interval of Tursiops truncatus isolate mTurTru1 chromosome 1, mTurTru1.mat.Y, whole genome shotgun sequence harbors:
- the TEDDM1 gene encoding transmembrane epididymal protein 1, with translation MGTFIGHAYPGLFLLSYGLYQAVVVSKAVIFSDSFLYPSSPPRNKGRWARLWKISYGGLLKTLAGSGLLVYEISCVKRGLILMNRELPLTVMYAKEWQHVTMYILLTLNGCVEVVSKNLLPQHCVPPEEGTLVLTFYVLLLLLVSHVQDSAGVELQVHSLLILVVLLLMLVLTVQLWVPDTFQLSVIGTFLFQILGSWLVQAGFILYKPGTGYPGQDDDIIDITFVTTFFCWHVMIDALCLLGIYGVSSFWHCCYRPSWKLTGSREAPCYMTTVGPLYKLLQEVDQSESGSLSTSSWVLNVWAQILVRAEDNNCCDQVF, from the coding sequence ATGGGAACCTTTATCGGTCATGCGTACCCAGGGCTGTTTCTACTCTCATATGGGCTGTATCAAGCAGTAGTGGTCTCCAAAGCTGTGATATTCAGTGACTCTTTCCTGTACCCTTCATCACCTCCCAGGAATAAGGGGAGATGGGCCAGGCTGTGGAAAATATCCTACGGAGGTTTGCTGAAGACGCTGGCTGGCTCTGGCTTGTTAGTGTATGAGATAAGCTGTGTGAAGAGAGGGCTGATACTGATGAACAGGGAGCTGCCCCTGACAGTTATGTACGCCAAAGAGTGGCAGCACGTCACCATGTACATCCTTCTCACCCTCAACGGCTGTGTAGAGGTCGTGAGCAAGAACTTGCTGCCTCAGCACTGTGTGCCCCCAGAAGAAGGGACCTTGGTGCTGACTTTCTATGTGCTCCTGCTGTTGCTGGTGTCACATGTTCAGGACTCAGCAGGGGTGGAGCTGCAGGTTCACTCTCTGCTCATCTTGGTGGTGTTGTTGCTGATGCTGGTGTTGACCGTACAGCTGTGGGTTCCCGACACGTTTCAACTCTCAGTGATCGGGACCTTTCTGTTTCAGATCCTGGGCTCCTGGCTGGTACAGGCCGGCTTCATTCTGTACAAACCAGGCACCGGCTACCCGGGGCAGGATGATGACATCATTGACATCACGTTTGTCACCACCTTCTTCTGCTGGCATGTGATGATTGATGCTTTGTGCCTGTTGGGAATCTATGGCGTCTCTTCCTTTTGGCATTGTTGTTACCGTCCCAGCTGGAAGCTAACAGGGTCCAGAGAAGCTCCATGTTACATGACCACCGTGGGACCCCTCTACAAATTGCTGCAGGAAGTGGATCAGTCAGAGTCTGGCAGTCTCTCAACCTCTAGCTGGGTCTTAAATGTCTGGGCTCAGATCCTAGTGAGGGCTGAGGATAACAACTGTTGTGACCAAGTTTTCTGA